TTTGTTAACTGGTTCTCCATTCTGTTTCCACTCTTTCTTGTCTGTTCCTAAGTGCACTGCTTGGGCACAATACTGTTCCTTTATTTCTCAAAAGTAGGTTCCTATGAGGCTTCATTTGTGGTTAAGAATAAAAGGACTCcaacacagaaaaaagacaactaaaaaCCAAACATTAGAGATTATGTCCCCTCTGACTCCTGGTCATGCCGTTTACAAGGGTTTTCCCACTGaccatccatttttttttttctttttcttgaggaagattagccctgagtgcacatctgtgcccatcttcctctactttatatgtgggttgcctaccacagcatggcttgccaagcggtgccaagttggcacccaggatctgaagcagcaaaccccgggccaccaaagcggaatgtgcacacttaactgctgcaccaccaggcgggccgTGATCATCCGGTTTTTAGCTTTTGCCTGACATCGCTTTTGGGGTCTGAAcaatctcctttattttttttaaagattttttttttttttcctttttctccccaaagccccccggtacatcgttgtgtattcttcgttgtgtgtccatctagttgtggcatgtgggacgctgcctcagcgtggtctgacgagcagtgccatgtccgcgcccaggattcgaaccaacgaaacactgggccgcctgcagcggagcgcgcgaactcaaccgctcggccacggggccagccccctgaacaATCTCCTTTAATAAGAGCCACCCTTtgaatctcttttctctccttgtgtCTATCCCCTACCTTTcccaaccaaagaaagaaaagagtcaacATTATGCTACCTTTGGGATTCATGTTTCTTTCCCCCAACACCAAAAATTGGTTGGAGCTTCCAACCTATTTTCCTAacagaaaaacatacatatatatgtttacatatataatgtatgtgtTTTTATACTATTAGGGCAATTACTTTTCTCAGTAAAGtctaatagttttatttatattgctCCTGCATATTTCTTAACTTCCAAGTATTTATTTTCGTTACTTTTGTACATTAGGTCTTCATTCTAAATCATTATTTCTAGTGtagatggaaatgttttaaagatgaCTATTTATTGCTTTCCTAATGGTATATAACTGTAGGACAAATAGAACtgtaaccccccccccccacatgtGTGTATTGTGGAATGGCAGAAATACATTCAGTgatttaacagatatatatatagacagaaagaaataaagaaggaaatgtgtgtctgtgtttatgccTATATTTCTCAATGTATCTACATATGCTACATTTATCTATCTCCTAGCTCTATCTACAGAGATGAACTGGGACCAGCCCACCCCAATAGTAATGAGGACACTTAGTGCACAGATATTGgcatatatatgcaaatttttTACTGATGAAAAATTCCCCATGcttcataattttctattttttcataaaCTATAGGGTCAAGATCCACATAGTGAACTTCTTCAGACTGAGGACACTGGACAAGCTTTTCTTCCCTCATGGAGTTTCTGGTGTCTAAGGCAGCTTGACCACCTGAATTTTCTCCAGCATACGCTACAGGTGGGTTCTCCGGTGTTTAGTAAGGTGGTAGTTCTGActgaatttttttccacattcatGACACGTAaaaggcttctctccagtgtgagttctttggtGTGTGTGGAGATTTGAACTTTGACTGAAGCTTTTCCCACAGGATGAACATTTATATGGTTTTATTCCTTGGTGTGTTGTTAAGTGTTTATTAAGATCTGAACTCCATCTAAACCTCTTATCACACTGCTGacatttatatggcttctctTCAGTGTGTATTCTTTGGTGCTTAATAAGGTCAGAGCTAACTCTGAAGCTTTTCCTACATTCCTGGCATTTAAAAGGCTTGTCCTCTGCACGCTCTTTCTTGTGAAGATCAATAAGTCTCAGCAGCTCTTCTTTCCAGGGTGaaactttcattctttccttctgtggAAGGTCTTGGTGCCATTTCCCTCCCCTGTGTGTATCACCATGGTTTTCCTTGCCCATTGTTTTCTGGGGAACTTTCGCTCTGGCCTTTTTTGATACTATGTCTTCTGGTTCTTGTATTTCTAAGTCAGAAAGACATATAGGCTGTTGATTTTCAGTGTCATTTTTTAGCTTTAACCCTGTTGGAATAAACGTAAGAATAAGCCAATTGTATGGCAGAGCAAGAAAACCAtaggaatggagaaaaaagattcaatgatactgatttaaagaaaatagataagtAGAACCTTAAAATGTTATGTCTTTGCAAAGGTTCTCATCAAggtacatttcttttcttcccatggTGCATTTACCTGTAGGCAGCTCTCTGGGACAGTCCTTGAACTCCGGGGATCCTTGAACCCAAGGCTCTTCCCCTTGCTCTAGACAGGATATCACTTTAGGTTTGGGGAGCACAAATAATGCtgtgaaatggaaaaactgaggtcAAGAACTGGTAACTTAACAATAGCCCACACTACTTCACTGtttcagaaagaacaaaggacGCTTTTACATTTTGCTACCCCAAGAGGTGAAATGGATAGACTCTCATAGCTGGTATCAGGTTTATTCTATACTGCATTTGTCGGGGAACACACAAAGCAAAGACTGAGAAATAAACCTAAGATATATCAATAAAAGGTATATAGGGAGTGGATGTGCCTCCTCTTCTGCTACCAAGAATACCCCATATTCAATCAAGGTGGAACAAACTCCAGAGATTAAAGGGAACACAGGCTTTTCCTCTTAACTCTTTAGGAGGACTCATCCTGGATAAGACCAAGTCTAGCGGAGCCAATGTTCAAGTTCAGTGGGTTGGGTATCATATGCACATGTGATTCCTGTCATAATTATAATAAGTTTTTATTTAGCTCTCAAGCATCAGACGCTGCATAGGAAAGACTTCCACCCCTCCTGTAACTCACTGGTTCATGTCCAGGTGGAGTAAACAGACCAGAATCACTTAGTGGACTTTCTCTAAATACAGATTGCCAAGTAGGGAAAGTATTCACCCCTCagtaattcaataaatatgtgttgagtggCTATGGTGTGCTAGGCATGCTCTATAGGCTACAGATATAGTGGTAAAAAAGCCAAAGTCCCCTGATCCCATGGAGCTTATCTTCTAGGGGGAGAGTGAGACAAtcaaacatcaacaaaacaaattaaacGTCAGGAAGTGATAAATGTTttgaagaaaactaaagcaggGGAAGAGAGTAGTTAAGATTCTGCATCTGTCAAACTATTTTAGATAAGGTTGTGTACAAAACCTTCCCAGCTGTTTAGGAAACAGCTTTAGTGGgaaagtgatatttgagcaggAAACTAAAAGAGAGAGCTTAGCCATGTGGCAGAAAagtgtgccaggcagaggaaaggggaaagTAGAAATGAGCATAGCAAGTTCAAGAAACAGCAAGACCACCAGTGTGGCTACACGGACTGAACAAGGGCATGAGAGGCAGATGAGGGGAGGACGGGAGCAGGGGCCAGATCTTGGAGGGTCCTTGGCATCTTGGTAAGAAGTTGGATTTTTCTGAATGTGATAAGTCATTGTAAGGTTTTGAAGCAGAGAAATGTAGCAATCTGACCAGTTTTTTTTACAGAGTTTGGCTGTTGTCTGGAGAACAGACTGTAGAAGGGCAAGAGTGACAGCAGGAGACACCAGTTGGTTAGTTACTGAGGTAGACCTGGAGAGAGATCCCACTGCTGTAGACTAGGATGCTAACACAGCAGGAGGCTCAGACATGGTGGGACTCAAAATATACTGAGAAGGTAAGAACCAAGAGAACTACTGATGCATTAGTTGTGGGGTATGATAGTAAGTTCAAGGTAAAGGATGACTCTCTGTTTCTTGCTCTGAGCAACTGGGTGAATGGAGCTGCcctttactgaaataaaaacgTACGAGAAGAGCAAATTTGgggaacaaagaggaaagagatccAGAATTCTGTTTAGAATAAGGcatgtgtacttgaaaaaagCTCCCCAGGTATCTGGATGAACCTTTCCCCTGCCCACACCATCTAATTGAGGACCAACCAGCTACTGGAACAGAGACTCTCTCACAGGGGTGCATTCCCAGATAACTGAGAACATGACAGGTTGCTCAACTCCTACTCAAAGGGAGGGGAGAATCTTTACCTAGAGAGATGAGAGTCTCATAGTTTTCTTGCATTACATCATTGTAGAGGGCCTTCTGAGTGGGATCCAGTAACTCCCATTCTTCCTGGGAAAAATACATGGCCACTTCTTCAAATGTCAGCAAGCTCTAAAGAAGAGAATCGGCTTCAGCTCAGTAACGGCCACTATAGAAACACTCCGTGGCTACCACATGGCTCGTGAACTGCATACTAGGCCAGGCACTGAAGGAATTAACtgcacatgattttttaaaaagtgagaatgcagaaaggaaagaggcaagGGATCAGCCAATAGCCTGGGAAGTCCCAGTTCCCCAGGGAGAACATGTAGGTTAACACCcctctgagcacctgctgggCAGGGTGGGTCATGGGCAGTAGGGAAAGGCAGCCCTAAACAGCTGGGAAGCACAGCTCACCTGGGACTCAGGCAGGACGAGCTCAGGTGCCACTGTCCAGTCTTTGGTGTTTGTCTGCTCAGGAGAGGCTAGGATCTGGTGAGCAAGCACAGCTGTG
This region of Equus quagga isolate Etosha38 unplaced genomic scaffold, UCLA_HA_Equagga_1.0 156082_RagTag, whole genome shotgun sequence genomic DNA includes:
- the LOC124233174 gene encoding zinc finger protein 75A-like — translated: MMTVAAHELGKEAVLLGETAEAPGFKLKPAESQPMGMCQDEEFWNTYQCQQEYLSKNSHKETEPVCKRAVPAHQILASPEQTNTKDWTVAPELVLPESQSLLTFEEVAMYFSQEEWELLDPTQKALYNDVMQENYETLISLAVLAHQILASPEQTNTKDWTVAPELVLPESQSLLTFEEVAMYFSQEEWELLDPTQKALYNDVMQENYETLISLALFVLPKPKVISCLEQGEEPWVQGSPEFKDCPRELPTGLKLKNDTENQQPICLSDLEIQEPEDIVSKKARAKVPQKTMGKENHGDTHRGGKWHQDLPQKERMKVSPWKEELLRLIDLHKKERAEDKPFKCQECRKSFRVSSDLIKHQRIHTEEKPYKCQQCDKRFRWSSDLNKHLTTHQGIKPYKCSSCGKSFSQSSNLHTHQRTHTGEKPFTCHECGKKFSQNYHLTKHRRTHL